The genomic segment CGGGTCCGTCGAAACGCACCTTTATCGCTATAGATCTCAAGTCTTTCTTTGCCTCCGTGGAATGTGTGCTGCGGGGGCTTGATCCGCTTAAGACGAACTTGGTGGTTGCCGATGCGAGCAGAACCGAAAAGACCATCTGCCTGGCGGTTACCCCGAGCTTGAAGGCCTATGGAATTCCCGGGAGAGCGCGACTTTTTGAAGTAAACCAGAAGGTCCGAGAAATCAAGGCGAAAACGGGCAAGACGGTGGAGTTTACCATTGCGGCTCCCCAGATGGCAAAATACGTGGAGTTCTCTACCCGAGTCTATAACGTTTATCTGAAATACGTCAGTTCCGAGGACATTCATGTGTATTCCATCGATGAATGTTTTATTGACGTGACGCAGTATCTGTCTTTGTACAAGAAGTCTCCTCGGGAACTTGCGAAGACCATGATTCAGGATGTCTTCAACACCACCGGGATTACGGCTACGGCGGGAATCGGTTCCAATCTCTATCTATGCAAGATAGCCATGGACATCAAGGCAAAACATGTGGAACCCGATGAAGACGGCGTCCGCATTGCGGAACTGGATGAAATGGCTTTCCGTAGGGAAATGTGGAGCCACCGCCCCTTGACTAGTTTCTGGCAGGTTGGCCGCGGTATTGCAGAACGATTGGAAACCTGCCGCCTGAATGACGGCCGCGGAATATACACCATGGGCGATCTAGCCCGTGTCAGCATCAAGCGATACGACGATCTCTACAAGATGTTTGGCATCAATGCTGAAATTCTCATTGATCATGCCTGGGGTTATGAGCCCTGCACCATTGCGGAAATCAAGAAGTACAAGCCCAAGTCCAACAGCATTGGCGGCGGCCAGGTTCTAAGCTGTGCCTATACGGCAGACAAGGCCCGCATTGTGGTGCGAGAGATGGTTGACACGCTGGTTCTAGATTTGATCGACAAGAACCTGGTTACGAATGGACTTACGCTCCACATGGGCTATGACCGCGAAAATGTGGATAAGGGAATATATCACGGAGAGACCGTTGTAGATGTATATGGTCGAACCATTCCAAAGCCGGCTCATGGTACGGCAAGTCTTGGCCGCTACACCAGTTCTCTTACGGTTATTGCCGATGCGGTCATGAAACTTTACGACCGTGTAGTAAACCCCGCCTTGACCTTAAAACGTCTGAACCTTGTGGCGAATGATGTTCTTGACGTGAGCTATGAACAGTCGGACCTGTTTACCGATGTGCAGAAAGAGGAAAGGGAAAAGAAGCGCTTGAAGGCGGAAGTCCTAATCAAGAAGCGCTTTGGCAAGAACGCCATCATCAAGGGCATGGATTTGCAGGATGGTGCCACAACTGTGGAACGCAACGGACAGATTGGAGGTCACCGTGCCTAACTTCAATTACGATGATATCATCAATTTGCCCTATCCGCGAAACGACTGGAATTTTTTGATAAAGCATCCGCGAATGTCCATCGAGAATCGCGCAAAGATTTTCAGCCCCTTTGCTGCCTTGCGGGGGCATAGCGATGCCATTGACGAAACTGCAGAAAGAAACCTGACGGTCCGTCAAGATGAATTGATGGAAGATTCCAGGATAGAGTTGAACGAAACCATAGCCATTTTGATGGAAAGCCTGTCTCACGGAGAGCATCCCATAGTGAAGGTGACGCATTTTGTACAGGACCGTGTGTTGGCCGAAGGTATTGGCCGCTACGAGGAAATTGAAGGCATGGTTGCAAAGCTCGATGCAAACGCCCAAACCATCCAGATTGTAGATAAAGTAATCTTTCTTGCTAACCTGAAATCTCTGAAGTTTTAAAGTAACCAAAAGAATTTTTTGAACTATTTTTTTATAAAAAGACGTTGTCGAAGACTTTTTATAATTATCCCTAAAGAAGGTTTTTAGGAATCAGTCCTAAAATCGTTATCCCATGGAATTGGTGACGTTCTTCGTCGCAAGAACAATCTTGTCTCGGTCGCTCTTCAATCTGAAGAAGTAGAACTGGCTGTAGCTTGGGGTCTTAGTGTTATGGAATTCAGGAATGGTTCGGAACAGGACCGTTGCAACATCTTTTTCTTCCAGCTTGTCTTTTACATTACTGAAGTTCAGGAAGGCAAGCACTCGTTCCTTATCTTCGGGAACGACGTATTTCTTGACAAACCATCTGACAACCGTGTCGTATTCCAAGGAATTAACGGCTGTGGTAATGGTTTCGAGTAACGACAGGTTCTTGTAAAGAAGAATTTTTCTGGTGGACAGTTCTATTTGGCAAATCATGCTGTAGCCCATGCTGAGGCCTTCGATGATTTGGTGTTCAATCAGCAAGTCCCTGTTCTTTTCAAGCTGGTTGGCTCGGCTGTGGTCCACGTTTTCCATAATGAACAGAGCCTTGGAGGGATTACCGTCCAGCATTTCGATAATGCGGAAGGTCACTTGGCGCCAGTGACCGCGAATGCTCTTGTATTCGCAGACGAGGGTTCGGTTCTTCTGGAACTGGGTTTTAAGATGATCGATGCTGAAGAAGGTGGACACCAGGTCGTGATAATCGGGGTCCACAAGGGGCAACATTTCCAGAATCAATTCAGAATAGGTGTCTGCAATGGGATACTGTCCTTCTTTGGCGATGCTCTTAAGGATCCTGAAGGAGTCCTTAATCAGGTCTACAGTGGCCATGATGGCGTAGGTGTTGGACAGGTTCTGCAGAATAGCGTCGATTTCGCGCTTATAGTTCAGTTCCGCAATGCCACGCTTGTACTCAGGATGCTTTTCGTAGAAGGCTTCCTTGCTTTCGTACATGTGGGTTTCTGCATCCCGGGTGACGTCTTCGATATGAGACGGCTCCTGCTGCCATGCAAAGCCGAGAGATGCCTGGGGTACTTCTTCGCAATTCAGGAAATTGTTGAATTTTTCGTAGGCAGCCAAGGCTGTATCGCGGTCCATATTCTGCATTACGATAAGGAATTCGTCGCCGCTGATGCGGTAGATGTCATCCTTGCAGAAATGGCTTGAAACCTTGTGGGTGAAAGAACGTAGAAAGTCGTTGCCAGCGGTGTGACCGCGGGTGTCGTTGATCAGTTTAAGACCGTTCAGGTCGGCAAAAATGACTGCGACGGATTTCTTTTCTTCTTCGGATGCAAAGCTGCGGCACAAGGTCTGGTAGGAGTAGAAATTGTTCAGCCCTGTCAGAGTGTCGTATTTGCAGAAATGTTCCAGTTCACGTTGAACTTCCATTTCGTGGATGTAGGAATCGTGAATGTCCTGGACGAAGAACCAGACGTTCTGATTGTCTTCGGAAAAGTTTTCGTCGCGCAGGATTTCCATGAAGACCCAGCGGAAGACATTGTCTGTTTTTCGCCTATAGCGAAGTCTAAAGCGGTCCTTATCCTTGAAGTAACGACGAAGAGAATCCGACGAAAGCCTGGAACGGAAAATATTCACGTCAGCTTCGTAGACATTTCCCTTGTCGGCAAAAGTCGTAAGCCAATAGGACAGGTTCTTTTTTTCAAGAGCCTGTTCCTCGGCTCGTTCGGAATCCATAACCTTGACAACCTCGTAGGTATCCGAGGTGAGGTTTGCCTTTATAACCTTGTAGTAGGTCTTGGAAAGGACACTCAGGGCTTTGGTTATATCCGAACTTGTGTTCATGGAATAAAATATAACCGATTTTATGCATGTTTTTCTATAATTTGCACTGTAAAAGGTGGCCCATATGACCCAAGACACACAATCCATCCGAAACATTGCGATTTTAGCCCATGTGGACGCAGGAAAGACTACTTTATCTGAAAGAATCCTGTTCGCAGCGGGGGAAGTGCGCCGCCCGGGCAAGGTGGAAGAAGGTCTTGCCACCATGGATTACATGCCCGAGGAAAAGGAACGTGGCATTACCATTGAGAGTGGCGTAGCCCATTTTGAATGGAAGAACACCTGGTTCAATTTTATTGATACCCCAGGCCATGTAGATTTTGGCGCCGAAGTGGATATGGCACTCACGGCGGTCGAAGGCGCTGTTCTTGTGGTGAGTGCTGCCAGCGGTGTAGAAACTCAGACTGTTGCTGCTTTTAAGAAGTTACGCGAGGCGGGTGTTCCCACGATTTTATTCGTGAACAAGCTGGATAATCCTGACTATTCCCTGGATGAAACCTTGATCAATATCGAGGAAATCCTGGGTGTACGTCCGGTGTTGATGACCATCCCGGAATATAAGGATGGGCAGATGTGCTCGGTACAGGATGTATTGAGCAAGAGCAGGCTAGTTCATAACGAAAACGGCGAGGAAGTTGTAGATTCCTCTTTTGAATCTAGCGAAGAACTTCTCCAAAAACACTACAAGGAAGCCTGCGAATTTGCCAGCAATTTTGACGACGAAGTTCTTGAAATGGCCTTGGAAAATAAGCCTGTGCCGCCCAAGGTTTTGCTTCGCGGTTTAAAGGGCTTGGCTGCCAGTGACGATTATGCGCTCTGTTATGCAGGTTCTGCCATGGCGGGCTTTGGTGTTCGCAGCTTACTTACGGCACTGACATTCTTCTTGCCGGAAGTCCCGAAATTTCCGGAGGGAAACCTGGGGCAGGTGATTCGCTTGCGTCATTTCAAGGGCGTGGGGGAGATTTCCTTGTTCCGTGCTCACTGCGATATGGAACGTAAGGAATGGCCGGCCGGATTTGAATTTTCACGCCTCAAGGCCAACCTGCTTTTGCCTGTAGATGAAATTCGCGGGGGTGATATTTATGCCATGCGTGCGCCCTACGAAACGGAACTGGGTCAGGTTGTTTTGCAGGATGGTTCTATTGGGGGCGCCGCGGACCAAAACATCCGCGACCGCTATCAGCCGCTTTTGCAGACCCGCGTGGAATGCATTAGCACCGATGACTACCATCATGTAGAAAAGAGCTTGAATACATTGAGCCGTATGGACCCCAGCTTCCGTGTGGTTCATGACGATGGCGGCTTCTGGTATTTGCATACTGTAGGTGAAGTCCAGCTGGATGTTTTGCTGGCTCGTCTCCGCAGAGAATTCGGCTGTGAAGTGCAGGCCGGCGATCCGGAAGTCCGCTGGCAGGAACGTTTGACCCGCTCTCTGGAATCTGTAGAAAATACTTTCCAGATCGGCCCTCACAAAATTAGCATTAGGCTGTCTGCAAGTCCCATAGAAAATGATGTGGTGGAAAATGCGACAGAATTGCCTGTGAATCATGACATTCGTTTGTCTGCAGACTTCTTGGAAAATGCGCCTCGTGAAATTTTGGCGGGTGTCCGTTCCGCCCTGCTGGAAACCGCAGAAATTGGCGTGCTTGGCAAGGGCCCTCTGGTAGGCGTTCGTTTCGAAGTTTTGGACTTTAGCTGGAGTGACGGTGCCCTGCCTCCCATGATCAAGAAGTGTTGTGCCGATGCGGTAACAAAATTGATCAAGCCTGCAGATATCGCTGCCTACGAGCCTATTATGGAACTTTCCCTGGAATGTCCGGTGAATTTTGCCGGCGTCATTACCGGAGATATCCAGTCCCGCGATGGCAAGGTAAAGGAAATCGGCGGCGATGGCCGCACCCATTTCTTGAAGGCGGACATTCCGCTCCGCAATATCTTTGGCTATGCCACCAACGTTCGTAGCATTAGCAAGGGTACGGCACTGTATAGCCTGAAGTTGCTGGGCTATAGAATTGCTACGCTTTAAAGCTTCTGCCGACGTTGATTTTTTGTGTAAATGCCTTTAAAAAAAGATTATATCGGGTGAGTGTTAAGGAGGTTATCATGAAGCATTACGCTCGTTTTGCAACTTTATTGTCTGTCGCATCCCTCATGTTGGTTCTTGCTGCTTGTGGTGACGACTCAAGTTCCACTTCTGCAAACAATGATTCCGAAACCAAATCCTCCAGTTCCTCGGTGATTGAGCCGGAGTCCAGTGATTCCGTTGATGAACCGTCCAGTTCGCAATCCGAGCCGCAGGAAACACAATTGAGTTCTTCGTCGGAAGCAGAATCCGCTTTGGTTGTTCCTGAAGGCGGCCTGTTCCGCTGGGTAGGTTCCGAAGGAGCCCGAGTTATCACAGGTCTCGACACTGATGTTGCTACGGCCACTGAAAAGTTGGTCTCTGTCAAGTTTATGATCCAGGGCGAAGATAAGGACACCGGTAGTTTCAACATCATGTCCATTGGCTCCTACGTTGAAATGTAAGAGATCCGCTGCAATGGCGATTGTCGTCTACGAAAAAAGGTCGCTTGGTTAAGCGACCTTTTGTTTGTAAATACTGAAGTTATTGCGCTGCGAGTTTTGCCTTAAGTTCCGCTATAATTCGATCCTTTTCTGCGGCTTCTTGTTTGATTGCTGCAATCTCTTGCTTCTGTTCCGCGATTTCTTTTTCCTGCTCGGCAATCAGTTCTTCGGTGTACTTGCGTGTTGAAATTGCGTCCAGTCTACGACGTTCTTCCATCTCCTTGCGGTAGGCTTCGATTTGCTCTGCGCTGAATGCCATAAGATCCTCGTACACATTTTCAAAAGGTTTAACCCGTGTAGGCTTGGCTATAAACTTACATAAATCCAGAAGGTTTTGCAAGTATTCATCGTTGCGTCCCACGTTTTCGCGAATCGCTTGTTTCAGGAAATTCAGCTGGATAATGCACCAGTGCATGGTGTCGAATTTGAACATGCGATTTTCCTGTGCGGAAATATCCAAATTCAAGAGCCATGATGTGTTCGGGAAAATGCAATCCTGCGAAATGATGATCTGGTAGCATTTATTTAGTTCCTTATATTTAGCGCCCTTGGCTGCCTGGGAGGCGTAGAGCTTGGCCCCGTAATACGAAAGCCTCTTGGCGTAATCGTCCTTTTCTGTCCACAGCTGAACTTCTACATCGGCCTCGTCGCCATCGTCCATGACCACGCGGACATCGAAGCGTGAGGTCTTTTCAGTTTTAGGCTGCGTGGATGCGAAGGTTTCTGTAACAAGAGGCTCCGCCTTTTGCAGCTTCTTGCCAATGAGCGTTGACATTAGCTGCCGCAAGTTCTCCCGGGACTTGGGATTGTCGCGGGTATATACATACTTGAAGGCGCAATCCGCCAACAGCGAGGCAATTTCAGTTTTTGGGGATTCGTTGTGAGCGAAGGTGTTTGCTGTTTTTTGTGAGGGCATATTATCTCCTATAAGAAAAAAACACTTGATTAACTCAAGTGTTCAGGAGACGATTCGTAACGCTCGGGATGTAATATAGCTAAGCCGCCTATTTTGTAAAGGGCCGTAAAGTAAAAGAATTGTAAATTACATTCTTGCCATTTTGGCGCGGCGTCTAAAGTGCTCAATGAGCGGGGCCACGGTATCCTTGAAGTCTTCCTTGGATTCAATTCGCACGAAGTCGATGGACATGCGCTGGAACAGTTCCTTGATCTGCTTGCCCTGACGTTTTGCCTCGCGGGCGAATGCTTCACGGAAGGCTGCGTCGCCGGTGTCGATGAGCAAGGTCTCGCCAGTTTCGGGGTCTTCCAGTTCTACGAGGCCGGCAGGGGGCAGTTCCATTTCTCGCGGGTCCACCACGGAAACTGCCAACACGTCGTGGCGCTTGCGCAATACCTTGAAGGCATTCTCGAAACCTTCATCCAGAAAGTCGCTCATTACAACGACAACAGCCTTGCGGTTCAGAATCTTGCCGGCGTATTCTAATGCCACCTGTGTATTGGTGCCGTGGTGCTGCGGCTTGAAGTAAAGAATTTCGCGGATCAGGCGCAGTACATGCTTGCGGCCCTTTTCGGGAGGGATAAAGAGTTCCACCTGATCGGTGTAAATTAAGAGGCCCACCTTGTCGTTGTTCTTGATGGCGGCAAAGGCCAGAAGTGCGGTAAGGGTGGCCATGACTTCGCCCTTCATCTGGGTGCCGCTACCGAATTCGGAACTGCTGGACGCGTCGACCATCAAAAGCATGGTCATTTCGCGTTCTTCGATGAACTTCTTGACGTAAGGGGTGCCTGTACGTGCGGTAACGTTCCAGTCGATGGTGCGCACGTCGTCGCCGGGCATGTATTCGCGGACTTCGCTGAATTCCATACCGTTGCCCTTGAAGGAGCTGTGGTAGGCACCGGTCATGACGGTGTCCAGCGTGCCACGAACTGAAAGTTCAATGCGGCTGACGGTCTTTAAAACTTCTTTATCAAGCATTTTTAATCTCTTCTCCCGAAAGAATATACAAAATTCCGAAAGTGAAGTCTGGTTTTCATGAA from the Fibrobacter sp. genome contains:
- a CDS encoding DNA methylase, which translates into the protein MPGPSKRTFIAIDLKSFFASVECVLRGLDPLKTNLVVADASRTEKTICLAVTPSLKAYGIPGRARLFEVNQKVREIKAKTGKTVEFTIAAPQMAKYVEFSTRVYNVYLKYVSSEDIHVYSIDECFIDVTQYLSLYKKSPRELAKTMIQDVFNTTGITATAGIGSNLYLCKIAMDIKAKHVEPDEDGVRIAELDEMAFRREMWSHRPLTSFWQVGRGIAERLETCRLNDGRGIYTMGDLARVSIKRYDDLYKMFGINAEILIDHAWGYEPCTIAEIKKYKPKSNSIGGGQVLSCAYTADKARIVVREMVDTLVLDLIDKNLVTNGLTLHMGYDRENVDKGIYHGETVVDVYGRTIPKPAHGTASLGRYTSSLTVIADAVMKLYDRVVNPALTLKRLNLVANDVLDVSYEQSDLFTDVQKEEREKKRLKAEVLIKKRFGKNAIIKGMDLQDGATTVERNGQIGGHRA
- a CDS encoding GGDEF domain-containing protein, giving the protein MNTSSDITKALSVLSKTYYKVIKANLTSDTYEVVKVMDSERAEEQALEKKNLSYWLTTFADKGNVYEADVNIFRSRLSSDSLRRYFKDKDRFRLRYRRKTDNVFRWVFMEILRDENFSEDNQNVWFFVQDIHDSYIHEMEVQRELEHFCKYDTLTGLNNFYSYQTLCRSFASEEEKKSVAVIFADLNGLKLINDTRGHTAGNDFLRSFTHKVSSHFCKDDIYRISGDEFLIVMQNMDRDTALAAYEKFNNFLNCEEVPQASLGFAWQQEPSHIEDVTRDAETHMYESKEAFYEKHPEYKRGIAELNYKREIDAILQNLSNTYAIMATVDLIKDSFRILKSIAKEGQYPIADTYSELILEMLPLVDPDYHDLVSTFFSIDHLKTQFQKNRTLVCEYKSIRGHWRQVTFRIIEMLDGNPSKALFIMENVDHSRANQLEKNRDLLIEHQIIEGLSMGYSMICQIELSTRKILLYKNLSLLETITTAVNSLEYDTVVRWFVKKYVVPEDKERVLAFLNFSNVKDKLEEKDVATVLFRTIPEFHNTKTPSYSQFYFFRLKSDRDKIVLATKNVTNSMG
- a CDS encoding TetM/TetW/TetO/TetS family tetracycline resistance ribosomal protection protein yields the protein MTQDTQSIRNIAILAHVDAGKTTLSERILFAAGEVRRPGKVEEGLATMDYMPEEKERGITIESGVAHFEWKNTWFNFIDTPGHVDFGAEVDMALTAVEGAVLVVSAASGVETQTVAAFKKLREAGVPTILFVNKLDNPDYSLDETLINIEEILGVRPVLMTIPEYKDGQMCSVQDVLSKSRLVHNENGEEVVDSSFESSEELLQKHYKEACEFASNFDDEVLEMALENKPVPPKVLLRGLKGLAASDDYALCYAGSAMAGFGVRSLLTALTFFLPEVPKFPEGNLGQVIRLRHFKGVGEISLFRAHCDMERKEWPAGFEFSRLKANLLLPVDEIRGGDIYAMRAPYETELGQVVLQDGSIGGAADQNIRDRYQPLLQTRVECISTDDYHHVEKSLNTLSRMDPSFRVVHDDGGFWYLHTVGEVQLDVLLARLRREFGCEVQAGDPEVRWQERLTRSLESVENTFQIGPHKISIRLSASPIENDVVENATELPVNHDIRLSADFLENAPREILAGVRSALLETAEIGVLGKGPLVGVRFEVLDFSWSDGALPPMIKKCCADAVTKLIKPADIAAYEPIMELSLECPVNFAGVITGDIQSRDGKVKEIGGDGRTHFLKADIPLRNIFGYATNVRSISKGTALYSLKLLGYRIATL
- a CDS encoding PD-(D/E)XK nuclease family transposase codes for the protein MPSQKTANTFAHNESPKTEIASLLADCAFKYVYTRDNPKSRENLRQLMSTLIGKKLQKAEPLVTETFASTQPKTEKTSRFDVRVVMDDGDEADVEVQLWTEKDDYAKRLSYYGAKLYASQAAKGAKYKELNKCYQIIISQDCIFPNTSWLLNLDISAQENRMFKFDTMHWCIIQLNFLKQAIRENVGRNDEYLQNLLDLCKFIAKPTRVKPFENVYEDLMAFSAEQIEAYRKEMEERRRLDAISTRKYTEELIAEQEKEIAEQKQEIAAIKQEAAEKDRIIAELKAKLAAQ
- a CDS encoding DUF58 domain-containing protein, coding for MLDKEVLKTVSRIELSVRGTLDTVMTGAYHSSFKGNGMEFSEVREYMPGDDVRTIDWNVTARTGTPYVKKFIEEREMTMLLMVDASSSSEFGSGTQMKGEVMATLTALLAFAAIKNNDKVGLLIYTDQVELFIPPEKGRKHVLRLIREILYFKPQHHGTNTQVALEYAGKILNRKAVVVVMSDFLDEGFENAFKVLRKRHDVLAVSVVDPREMELPPAGLVELEDPETGETLLIDTGDAAFREAFAREAKRQGKQIKELFQRMSIDFVRIESKEDFKDTVAPLIEHFRRRAKMARM